In one Lolium rigidum isolate FL_2022 chromosome 3, APGP_CSIRO_Lrig_0.1, whole genome shotgun sequence genomic region, the following are encoded:
- the LOC124694948 gene encoding lipase 3-like, translated as MGGSLSLSLSLVSLLDYFARRQFLAAGLRQHSVTLPYPDGGSCCTVHYWAPPGEPRLPPLLLIHGFGPRATWQWRCQVGPLSRHFHLIVPDLLGFGGSSCDFASSPPPSEATQAAALAALLDSVDGLKGKRVAVAGTSYGGFVAYCLARAAGPKRVGPVVVASSDLLKTEADHRAFMKRAGERWKSGDELLIPTEPAGMKRLMEMTMYRPPPALMTLDFVLRDFIQKLFTDYREQLIHVLKGITVGTDKFQVAPLSQEVLIVWGEHDQLFLVEKASVIQRSLDGKARVEIISKTGHCPQIEDPSRFNKILKDFLLSADKPDPVCIKDSSL; from the exons ATGGGGGGCAGCCTCAGCCTCAGCCTCAGCCTCGTGTCCCTCCTCGACTACTTCGCCCGCCGCCAGTTcctcgccgccggcctccgccaGCACTCCGTGACGCTCCCCTACCCCGACGGCGGCTCCTGCTGCACCGTGCACTACTGGGCCCCGCCGGGCGAGCCGCGGCTCCCGCCACTTCTACTCATCCACGGCTTCGGCCCTCGGGCCACCTGGCAGTGGCGCTGCCAGGTCGGGCCGCTCTCCCGCCACTTCCACCTCATCGTCCCCGACCTCCTCGGCTTCGGCGGCAGCTCGTGCGACttcgcctcctcgccgccgccgtcggaggCCACGCaggcggcggcgctcgcggctCTGCTGGACTCGGTGGACGGGTTGAAGGGCAAGCGGGTGGCCGTGGCGGGGACGAGCTACGGCGGGTTCGTGGCGTACTGCCTGGCGCGCGCGGCGGGGCCCAAGAGGGTCGGCCCCGTCGTGGTCGCCAGCTCCGACCTGCTTAAGACGGAGGCGGACCATCGCGCCTTCATGAAGAGGGCCGGCGAAAGGTGGAAAAGCGGGGACGAGCTGCTCATTCCCACGGAGCCTGCCGGGATGAAGAGGCTCATGGAGATGACCATGTACCGGCCGCCGCCAGCGCTGATGACACTGGACTTCGTGCTCCGGGACTTCATCCAG AAACTCTTCACGGACTACAGGGAACAACTCATCCATGTTCTAAAGGGGATCACGGTCGGCACAGACAAGTTCCAAGTAGCACCATTATCTCAG GAAGTGCTAATTGTTTGGGGAGAGCATGACCAGTTGTTCCTGGTAGAGAAGGCATCTGTAATTCAAAG ATCTTTGGACGGGAAAGCTAGAGTGGAGATCATAAGTAAGACAGGCCACTGTCCACAGATCGAGGACCCATCACGGTTCAACAAAATTTTGAAGGACTTCTTGCTGTCTGCTGACAAGCCTGATCCTGTTTGCATCAAGGACAGCTCGCTATGA